The window gaaaattattcCAGTTACGATTATAATCTCATCGAGTTCATATATTATTGAGTTCGAGGTCAGACTAATTGCATACCTACTTTTCGAAAAGAAAAGTAAAGAAAGTAAAAGTTTAAAAACtatcaatttataatttaaaAACGAAAAAGATAATCTCGGCATTTGACAATTACCagtaaaacgtgaaattggttCATTTGGTTTATTATATAGAAAAATGAAGGTTTTGGAATGTATTAAATCTAATATTGATCAAAAAACCACAGCAAATATTTTACCAtagttttcgaaattttataactctGAAATAAATTTgctgtgaaaaatattgtattcttgTATGCCCTCGAAAAGATAATtagaattttgaagaaaaagacTAATGGAGGCATATCAGGGGAATACGCTGGTGACTTTGGtcagattttttgaaaatttataatcGAAGTGCCAGGTCCATGAGTTTTTTCTCGgtaatttctttaaaaaaatgtaGAGTAGTGACCCAAGAATACTTTCTTGTAGAACACCAaagttttcgataattgttattcaaaataacttgaaaaatattatcaattatgaTCTGAAGCGATAATTCAGATAGAACAACATAGCAATTccattgagtaaaaataacttttgaaGGATACTTCAAATTTCTTCGTCCCACATTTGGTATTTTTGAAATATGCTCTCTAGGTCCAGATTGATATCGGATCTTATCGAatcttcaaatattatcgacATTTTTTGATCTAAACCTTGCATTATTGAATAGCTATAAATTCCCAATTCGAGATAACAATAaccattcattaaaaaatttcattatgaagCTACTGGTTTTGTGTTCTTTTCTTTTGGCCTTGTTTGGCGCCAGTTATGGGTATGTGGTACAGAGGAGGATACCAGTGGATGCTGATCTCttgaatgatattttgaatataacaATGAGGTGAGAATTGCGACTGTGTTACTTTTTGCGCTacgttgttgtttgaaaaatggaaaaaaatatttgataaaatactgtgcaagcaaagaAATGGCTTGATATTATTCAGACTCCCTTTTATCGAGAATAATGTAGTGTTAAAATTCTTTCGATTTAgctattttctgaaaaaaaattcaattattgaagaattataATAGTTTACAAAATGCTGTATATTTGTTTATGGTTTGACATAGAATATTACATATAAAgttctttatttttctttatcagTCTCACCTTGAAGGATAATCCTCAATACGAAGCAACAGTTAATGAATatggtgaaaaaattattgCCAATCTGGATAAACTGCTTAAGAAAGGAGATATGGACCCTTTGGCATTGGATGATGTATACGAGGTAGGACGCAATATCCTAATAACTGCTTAAATTGGTCCTAAGTAAATTTGTCTACATCAATTTTCGTATATTTTTTCACAGGGTTATTGGTGGGGGAATATACAGTTGAATAAAATGCAAGTGACGGGCTTGGCAACCATGTACAGACCTGAAGATAATGCAATTATCACCTATAATCACGATAACAAACAGCTACAATTAGATTTACCTATAAgcttcaaggatctcaaggtaaCATATTATCATCAAACTGAACTAAACATATGTTTGccaaaaaaaagtataatacCTTTATTATGATGTACATGTCAATTATTCTATGCGTCTCACATAAAATCTGTGGTCGACTTCTTCAGACAATCATAGAGTAACATTCTTCATCTATAAGATAAATTCCGTAAATCTTatccatattttttcagttttcgtGCCATTTCAAGGCCTCTCTGATGTTCGTCGGCCCCAGTGGAAAAATCACAGGAGAAGTGTCCAATTTGTTAATGAAAACTAGTCTTGTTATTGATTACAATGTAAACCAAGCGTTCATCAGGACGTTCGAGATTCCAGATTCAGGGTAAGATTGCCTTTCTATGGATCTCGCAACGGGGGAAGCATAGAACTATATGTAGggataaattgattttaataaaTGTCATTTTTTTTCAGACACATCAGTATACACATTCATTCGTTTTTCTTATCCGATTGGATGTATAATCTGATAAGCGATGCAATAACCTCAATATTTCATGGTTCCATACTCAATGCAATAAGCGGAATTATTCAAGATCTTCTGGGAGATATTGTGGATGTTCTTAACAAAATATTGCAAACTATACTAGGATGAAATAGCCTAGACTATTTTTTAGGAATTTTTATTGTGGTTATATCACTGTTTACTTTTTAGTTCATTTAATAAATCAATGTTTGATTGTAAAGAAAATTTTCTCCTCTGAGTTAGATACATTTTGTAACCTGTTTGTATATCACGATGTCTAAAACTCTACACTTCGAACATATTCAATTTTAGACATAATGCCAACTTTGCGTtgatattttttgacatttcttatgtcatttcaAATCAGTGggttatgccattcaatcatAACGGGTgtattttttcgaggtatatgactttaagttggcattactgttcaagatggcgaccgatttgacagctgtccagtgatttattctcagtttggtttggcaattcatcatgaatagactcacgcctgaacaacgcttgcacatagtgcaattttatttcgaaaataatggttctgtacggaatacgtatcacgcactacgtccattttattttgtttggcgatgaagcgcacttctggttgaatggctacgtcaacaaacaaaactgtcgcatttggagtgaagctaatcctcaagtgtatgtcgaaacaccgttacatccagaaaaactgactgtttggtgcgctttatggggtggtagaatcattggtccgtacttattcaaaaacgatgatggccagaaccgaggccagaacgttacagtcaatggtgatcggtatagagccatgatcactaactttttcattcctgaattgaacaaccatgatgtccaggagctgtggttccaacaagacggcgcaacatgtcacacagctcgtgccacaatcgatttattgaaagacacgtttggtgaccgcctaatttcacgttttcggcctgtgaattggcctcaaagatcttgtgatttaacaccgctagactactttctgtggggctatgtaaagtcattggtctatgcggataagccacaaacccttgaccatttggatgacaacattcgccgtgttattgccgatatacggccacaaatgttggaaaaagtaatcgaaaattggacgtccagattggactacatccgagccagccgtggcagtcatatgccagaaatcatatttaaaatgtaatgccacaagattatcttgaagttaaatgaaattcatgtcaatcgaataatccatcgttgttttattgcaatttaaagttctatagctctaaaaaaaacaccctttacaaagtAACATTCTAACTTATACAGAGTGGCCCAATAAAACAGTCAAGCCATAAGTATgagttttttttcggaaaacgcCCATACAGGTTAATTTTCATTCTTCATTTTGTATGTTGTGTGACTCTTTGAATGACCCCCAAAAAAGTCTAGAGGTGTAAAATCCGGAGATCTTGGAGGCCGATCAATATAACCTCCGGGACTGCATTATCTCCAACTTCAAATGAGTTTCGAACACCGAAACAAACAATCAAGAGAAATTTCAAGGTGATAAGTGTAGTACACCCACGAATTGGCTCACTCAGACAACATATATCCCTCCAAATAAAAACTGATAAATATCTTGATGTTTTCCGGATTATATggctcaccctgtatgtatagaGCTCTTGTTCATACTCAAGACAAGAGTCGAGAATGAATGAACAGAATTTTCACTTCctagataattgaaatatttggatTTTTCCGTCTAGTCAGATAGGAACCTCCTAAAGTTGGATCACGAGAGGAGAGAAGTTTCGGAATTTTCCCCAGATGTCACTTCGTCGCGTTGGTCCGAAAAATCCATACAGATGCCTTCGCATTTCAAGAATCGTGAAAACTCGCCTGTGTCGGTGCATAGACAACAGTGTGTCTAACCGTCCGGCATCGATGGTTACTGGTTCGTGCTctgtttgttttgttttcagttGATCGCGAGACGGTGGATGGCCAGGTGCTGCTCCAGTGCGCgaaaattcgatgaaaaatcaAAGGAGAAGTGATGGTATTTCGTGGATAATCTTCACTTTTCAGTTTGATAAACTTTTAAGTATTCCGTTCGAGAGCGTGGAGGTTGCCGATTTTGACGCAGTGTGAGTTTTTTATGCTTGAATTTCTTACCGCATATAATACGGAATTCCTTGGACAGCGAAGAAGTTGAATCATAGAATAATGATTGTTACAATTCTATAATAATTGTAAAAGATAATTAATTTTCTAAGAGATTCAGTAAATCTTGATTATAATGGAAATTACTAGTATTCTTGTGCTGAGgtgatgaatattttcaaattagtaTGGATAACACGAAGCGCTATGATGAATTATTTCACCTAATGATATCTTAACAACAGTAATCAAGGTATGGAAGGTATCTTATCTTGAAAGGGGATTCCAATCTGCAATTTTGTTGACAATGGTGTTAATATTCAAGTGAAAATTGCGTGAGTGATTGTTATTTTGTCgaagaaaaattgttttaatttatcaacTGAACTACTTCATCTAATTACCCTTCAACTTGAAAATCCActatcatttaatgaaatatatgaGTATATCTGAAATAATATCAGTGTAATTATATCCTTCATGTCCAATTAAAGAAATATAGGAGATTTTTACGAGGTCGAAAGCGTCAACGAAAAACCCTCCATTAGGTACATTAATCTTTGTAAATGTTTATAGCCACTTGATTGtatagttgaaaataatatttggcTGCTTGGATACTTAGCTTCTATTTTAAGTTGATGCATTTTTCGGTGAGACCCGAGACAAAATTTGTAGTCATAAAAAACACTTCTGTTTGACAGATTTATCGTGATTTTATGTgcatttatttgaaattcagcTAAGGTAGGGAATGTAATTTTGATGTTGAAATTCTGTTTATGATTTCTCTTCAATTCCACAATCCGATTATTAATAATTCCATTTGATGCAGGTATCATTGAGGAATCTACATGATTTCACTCTgatttcgaataaatttataaatagGTACATGttttactattttattcattgaaaatgtatttttcTCAGATATTTTCgactgaaatttttaatttcctaTATCAAACCTATATTCccgaaattaaaacaaaattttaatctAGCTTCTTGAAGAACTCGTACAAAAACATGTCATCGATGATTAAATAATTCATTGTCAAAAGGGTTTCGAACTTTATCTATGTATTGTTTATTTATAAACAAAATAGAGTGAACTTGAAAGAAAGGATCTAAACAAAGACACGTAATGTGTCACGTGTGCTGATGTCTAGATTAAAACTATAcctaattaaattataatttagaTATTCCGAAGAAGAAAGAAGTTCATAACAATTGAcccgatttcaaaatattgatgacctgaattttcaaaatttcgattttattgtttctTCTTAGAGATTTTAGCGTACTTGAAAAATGTTAAAACTTTAACAAAAAGAATGGTAGGTAAGCGGCAGGGTGAAAATACTTCAGTAtgtttatcgaatattgtttttccAACTAAATACTCACGTGGAGTTTCACGTCATATGAATTTGGTAGAAAAGTGtttcaatgaacaattttcgGTGCGATTTTTATAGTGTTATAGTGTTACCTGTGAGCGTAtacctacagggtgttcctaaattgggagtaggtacaaacgaaaatgggaGATTTCTCGGGaaaatcctataaacatggtcaaacgctttgttttcgagataagttgttcataagatttttttttcaaaattacccaagaaatctgtcattttacattgtaccttcaatttaggaacatttgTATCAGAACCCTGTGAAATCTCGAGAGAAATGTTTCAAAACACCAAaagttattgttattttctgaTCGTTTGAGTGTGTATGTAAGCTTTTCTAATTATAGATTCGATACCATAAAGTTGATAAATTCCTTTTTGCCGGAACAAAATTGGTAGGAATAGCTTATCTTTGTTGATGAAGATTAACTTTATTGATCCTATCATATAATCTATTGTCTCTTTGAGAATAGCCGGTTTGTCGATATACCAAATATCTATTACACACCCATAGGGGTGTGTTACTAATCAACAAGGTATTAATAGAGTCTATAACATACACCgatgcgcaaaaaaattaacgcacattctgaaaatctcgattttaatgaaagttaactctacattgactttataacttattttttatgttctctcgggaaggttttgaacgaaacaagacacattaaatggaagaaaaattcaggatttcagcgaatcttatgtgaaagaagagaaatgaacaattttcaatatactggaatgctgataagtgatttaatacttggtatttccaccccttgcgttaattacagctcggcaacgacggttcatactcaaaatgagtgatcttaaaatgttctgatctaatccttcccagatttctctgagttggattcctaagtcattaagagtagctggatgattttctgaacttgtcagccttctattgaggttgtcccaaacctgctcaatcggattgagatctggacttcttgctggccattccattcgagagactttaACCTCTTCAaagtactcctgaacgatgcgcgcacgatggggtctggcattatcgtccatacaaatgaaattttcaccaatgtatggggcaaatggcactagaagctcttcaataattttccttatatacctatcagcattcatagctccattataaatgaccactaggtctgtgcgagcagtcaaagatattccaccccataccataatcgatcctcccccgaaaccagtagtattcaggaaattgcactgagcacatctttcatgtggacgtctgtatgcaagggaacgtcgatcacaatggtagaggcagaatctagactcatctgtgaagagaactctttcccaatcagcctcttcccaatggatatgctctctcgcaaaatccaaacgcgcccttcgatgggctggggtaagagctgggcctcttgccgcgacacgaggccttaaatcatattctctgaggcgatttcttattgtctgagtgctaatttgcaccccatgagtttgctcaagctgattctgaaggaggcgagcggttgcaaaccgttgtcaaACGGGTATCTTGAcgaatagaaaaaataaataaaaaatgtttctttacTGGATGTGGCTGTGATGTGGTGGCTAATGGTGAACGTCAAGTCAGttcttcattcaattttgtGTTATCCACACTCTGAAATAACTAACTGAAATTTAGGCAATTCCCATAGAAATCTTGTTTTATCAGTCTATGATTCGATCATCATCCAAACCAGACACGATTCCACAGAATCGTGGCGACCATAGAAGCGGGTTCCTCGCCCGTTTATCGGTCTGTGTAAAAACGGTGCTTCTGACGGAATTGAACGGCTTGAAGCCATAAATCACAATCAAATGCAACGGCGTAGAGACTATATTCGTTGAAAGTATCGGTCACACTAGGTGAATTGGAGTCGTTAACTTTTCCGAGGCCTTCTAGAAACGGCGATAATTGATCGAATCTAGAAGTTGATTTTGTCACGTATTTGGGCAGTGCTACACAGCGAATGGATTTTATGTACGGGCTTCCTAACACTTTGTTCAATAAGTCCTGATAATTACTTATTCATTATAgccaaaattattttctttgatcCCTTTTTAAGAACTGTGAGtctgaataacaattttttttcccacCGAAAAACCGTGTTTCAAAAATACACGAAACCCTTTTTTATCTATTCTtcgaacaacaacaaatgtactTTGTTAACAACAAATGTACTTTGTTCCGAAATTTTGTCACGCATCTTCTTAAGTTGGTTACTAACAAGAAAAAAGTTGTGTCACTGTCGGTGACATCTGTTCGCCAAGCTTGAATTGAAACAGAATATTCGCCTTAAAAATGAAATGCGACTTtcgtaatatttttttctcaacaatatcgttcgttgcagagatacatttttcaatcaaaattaaATGGGGAATGCCaaaaatgcataatttttttttatttcaccttTGGCGTAAAAAAAAAGGCAGAAAAGGGACCATCTTGTACGCCACTATTGGCaactgaaaatgtaaattatatccttagagtaataaacataggtagagggagcatatgtcattttcagtaagcaaattttgcccccaacatgaactattaaatttgacatgaagcgcgcggaaatggaaacatatcagtgatccgatatttcactcaattcgcgagtttctccacaaagaacgcgctact is drawn from Harmonia axyridis chromosome 7, icHarAxyr1.1, whole genome shotgun sequence and contains these coding sequences:
- the LOC123683850 gene encoding uncharacterized protein LOC123683850, which codes for MKLLVLCSFLLALFGASYGYVVQRRIPVDADLLNDILNITMSLTLKDNPQYEATVNEYGEKIIANLDKLLKKGDMDPLALDDVYEGYWWGNIQLNKMQVTGLATMYRPEDNAIITYNHDNKQLQLDLPISFKDLKFSCHFKASLMFVGPSGKITGEVSNLLMKTSLVIDYNVNQAFIRTFEIPDSGHISIHIHSFFLSDWMYNLISDAITSIFHGSILNAISGIIQDLLGDIVDVLNKILQTILG